One genomic region from Nymphaea colorata isolate Beijing-Zhang1983 chromosome 12, ASM883128v2, whole genome shotgun sequence encodes:
- the LOC126410588 gene encoding uncharacterized protein LOC126410588 — protein MATSGDRRRLPVASGGSQRQTARSPYWRDLVTSIANSNLTGYVPPSSERLRTFIAALKSICNPPSKEQDPHAYELCSWIEDLEKDVRNIRNFIVNHQHALSIYNKHSDLKLLRVAETRFASLIVMVKRIKRVKSALISMVTDDDWSFYRADDDDKAQAIKGMILEDKWWDQIFYFLAFTEPIWEMLRVLDCDNSTLHCVYEMWDTMIEKIQEVIFKHEKKSIALEDSAFFDHVHRILIARWDKSSNPLQCMAHTLNPKYYGKKWLTGGVGRTPPHLDLELSTNRVACINRIFIDVHQNRRANDEFERFSTGIGEDVGATVDKDNYPSLSWWIKHGTAYPTLQYLAFRSCCERNWSTYSQIHTIKRNNLTSKRAENLVYVHSNLRLLSRNKEEYREGETKYWDVNVEDFNLEQENELEVVNSRFEEPCIPSTSSIVEE, from the exons ATGGCGACCTCCGGCGATCGACGGCGACTTccggtggcgtccggcggcagccagcgacagacag ctagaaGTCCATATTGGAGAGACTTAGTTACATCTATTGCAAATTCTAACTTGACTGGGTATGTTCCCCCTAGTTCTGAAAGGCTTCGCACT TTCATAGCGGCTCTAAAGagtatatgcaatccaccaagtaaagagcaagatcctcatgcttatgaattatgttcgtggattgaagacttggaaaaggatgtgaggaacatcagaaatttcatagtaaatcatcaacatgcactttccatttataacaagcattctgatctaaaattattaagagttgcagagacacgttttgcatctctaattgttatggtcaaaaggataaaaagggtgAAAAGTGCATTGATCAGTATGGTGACTGATGATGATTGGAGTTTCTACcgtgctgatgatgatgacaaagctcaagcaatcaaaggaatgattcttgaagacaagtggtgggatcaaatcttttattttcttgcattcacagaACCGATCTGGGAGATGTTGAgagttcttgattgtgataattcAACGTTGCACTGTGTGTATGAGATGTGGGAcactatgattgaaaaaatccaagaggttatttttaagcatgaaaaaaaaagtattgcacttgaagattcagcattttttgatcatgtgcatagaatattgattgcaagatgggataaaagtagcaatcctcttcaatgcatggcacatacattaaatcctaaatattatggaaaaaagtggCTTACAGGGGGTGttggaagaaccccaccacatCTGGATCTAGAATTATCAACAAACAGAGTAGCATGTATTAATAGGATTTTCattgatgtacatcaaaatcGCCGAgctaatgatgagtttgaaaggttTTCTACTGGAATTGGAGAAGATGTAGGTGCAACTGTAGACAAAGATAATTATCCATCTTTATCTTGGTGGATTAAACATGGAACTGCTTatcctactcttcaataccttgctttcaGATCATGCTgtgagagaaattggagtacatattcacaaatccacactataaaacgaaataatctcacaagcaaacgtgcagaaaatctggtttatgtgcattctaaccttCGGCTTCTATCACggaacaaagaagaatatag ggaaggagaaactaaatattgggacgtgaatgttgaggactttaacttagaacaagagaatgaacttgaagttgttaattcaagattcgaagaaccttGTATTCCCTCAACATCTTCTATTGTGGAAGAATAG